The Nodosilinea sp. PGN35 genome has a window encoding:
- a CDS encoding PAS domain-containing sensor histidine kinase, producing MVFPMTLPSPRLAKGLTLAGLVGVFVADTATPLGFAHATLYLLVIGAAALTRSSRWVVGTTVAVLGLTALGFWLSPPAAEGALAYGIANRLLSALAIATTGGLTLAVLRYVEQVQASQRLLSDTYETLRSQQTLLEIASEIGHLGGWLVFLNTARVIWSEEVCRIHEVEPGFSPTVTEGIGFYAPEYRDRITAVYRACVETGQPFDEELQIVTARQRRVWVRSIGQPVRNDEGTIVAIQGAFQDITAQKQAEASLEHSKQRFRQLADAMPLIVWTAEPDGTVDYASHALRVYTGIYEPQPHPSQTWVTLLHPDDRAPCLAVWTTAVQTNRPYHFEFRLRRYDGQYRWHLVQAVPIRDDAGTLVKWYGTAIEIHEQKHLEQEARQIADRLNTTLESITDAFFTVDRQWRLTFLNRKAEQILHRQRAELLGTTLWDAFPETVGTVFERQYKQAIRAGQSVEFREFYSPLNAWLDVRAYPSSEGLAVYFQDVSDRIVLEEQLQQSQRLESVGQLTGGIAHDFNNLLTVILGNAELLVELLDVNPRLRPLAEMIGSAAQRGAELTQRLLAFARRQALEPEAVDVNQLIAAMDGLLRRTLGEHIDIELVRGAGLWPALVDPSQLESSLLNLCLNARDAMVQGGQLTLETANTYLNQDYANQHVEVVPGQYVLVAVSDTGLGIAQENLERVFEPFFTTKEKGKGTGLGLSMVYGFVKQSGGHIKIYSELGQGTTIKMYLPRFWGSTEPQFRQGGSTVVGGSELILLVEDDELVRRYAYGQLSDLGYRVLEATDGPTALALLRQRDDIDLLFTDVVMPGGMSGRDLADLARQLRPRLRVLYTSGYTENAIVHQGRLDPGVQLLSKPYGRAELSQKIRDVLAAPP from the coding sequence ATGGTCTTTCCCATGACTCTGCCCTCGCCTCGCCTCGCCAAGGGATTGACCCTCGCCGGTCTAGTCGGTGTGTTTGTCGCCGATACGGCGACGCCCCTGGGGTTTGCCCACGCCACCCTATATCTGCTGGTGATAGGGGCGGCGGCGCTGACTCGCAGCAGCCGGTGGGTCGTGGGCACGACCGTAGCGGTGCTGGGGCTGACGGCCCTGGGCTTTTGGCTGTCGCCCCCGGCCGCCGAGGGCGCTCTTGCCTACGGCATTGCCAACCGGCTGTTGTCGGCCCTGGCGATCGCCACGACCGGTGGCCTCACCCTGGCGGTTTTGCGGTACGTCGAGCAGGTTCAGGCCTCCCAGCGGTTGCTGAGCGACACCTACGAGACCCTCAGGTCGCAGCAGACCCTGCTGGAAATTGCCAGTGAGATCGGCCATCTGGGGGGCTGGCTGGTGTTTCTCAACACCGCCAGGGTGATCTGGTCGGAGGAGGTGTGCCGCATCCACGAGGTCGAGCCGGGGTTTTCTCCTACGGTGACCGAAGGCATTGGGTTTTACGCGCCCGAGTACCGCGATCGCATCACCGCAGTCTACAGGGCCTGCGTCGAAACCGGCCAGCCCTTCGACGAAGAGCTGCAAATTGTCACCGCCCGCCAGCGCCGGGTGTGGGTGCGCTCCATTGGGCAGCCGGTGCGCAATGACGAGGGCACCATTGTGGCCATTCAGGGGGCCTTCCAAGACATCACCGCCCAGAAGCAGGCCGAGGCTTCCCTAGAGCACAGCAAGCAGCGGTTTCGTCAGCTGGCCGACGCCATGCCCCTGATCGTGTGGACTGCCGAACCCGACGGCACCGTAGACTACGCCAGCCACGCCCTGCGGGTCTACACCGGCATCTATGAACCCCAGCCCCACCCCAGTCAAACCTGGGTGACCCTGCTGCATCCCGACGATCGCGCCCCCTGCCTGGCGGTGTGGACTACGGCGGTACAAACCAACCGCCCCTACCACTTTGAGTTTCGTCTGCGGCGCTACGACGGCCAGTACCGCTGGCACCTGGTACAGGCCGTCCCCATTCGCGACGACGCGGGCACCCTGGTCAAGTGGTACGGCACCGCCATCGAAATTCACGAGCAAAAGCACCTCGAACAGGAGGCGCGCCAGATCGCCGATCGCCTCAACACCACCCTGGAGAGCATTACCGACGCCTTTTTCACCGTCGATCGCCAGTGGCGCTTGACCTTTCTAAACCGCAAGGCCGAGCAAATTTTGCACCGCCAGCGGGCCGAGCTGCTGGGTACCACTCTGTGGGACGCGTTTCCCGAGACGGTGGGCACCGTTTTTGAGCGGCAGTACAAACAGGCCATTCGGGCGGGGCAATCGGTTGAATTTCGAGAATTTTACTCGCCTCTAAACGCCTGGCTCGACGTGCGAGCCTACCCCTCCAGCGAGGGCCTGGCGGTGTATTTTCAAGACGTGAGCGATCGCATTGTCCTCGAAGAGCAGCTGCAACAGTCCCAGCGGCTGGAGTCGGTGGGGCAGCTCACGGGCGGCATTGCCCACGACTTCAACAACCTGCTGACGGTCATTTTGGGCAATGCCGAACTGCTGGTCGAGCTGCTCGACGTCAACCCCCGCCTCAGGCCCCTGGCGGAGATGATTGGCAGTGCCGCCCAGCGGGGGGCCGAGCTCACCCAGCGGCTGCTGGCCTTTGCCCGTCGCCAGGCCCTAGAGCCCGAAGCTGTGGATGTCAATCAGCTGATTGCCGCCATGGACGGGCTGCTGCGGCGCACCCTGGGCGAGCACATTGACATCGAACTGGTGCGGGGGGCCGGGCTCTGGCCCGCCCTAGTCGATCCATCGCAGCTGGAGAGTTCTCTGCTCAACCTCTGCCTCAACGCCCGCGATGCCATGGTGCAGGGGGGGCAGCTCACCCTCGAAACCGCCAACACCTACCTCAATCAAGACTACGCCAACCAGCATGTGGAGGTGGTGCCGGGGCAGTACGTTTTGGTGGCGGTATCCGACACCGGCCTGGGCATTGCCCAGGAGAATCTAGAGCGGGTGTTTGAACCTTTCTTTACCACCAAAGAAAAGGGCAAAGGCACCGGCCTGGGGCTGAGTATGGTCTACGGCTTTGTCAAGCAGTCGGGGGGCCACATCAAGATCTACTCTGAACTGGGGCAGGGCACCACCATCAAAATGTACCTGCCCCGGTTTTGGGGCAGCACCGAGCCTCAGTTTCGCCAGGGTGGCAGTACGGTAGTCGGTGGCTCGGAGCTGATTTTGCTGGTCGAAGACGACGAGCTGGTGCGTCGCTACGCCTACGGCCAGCTGAGCGACCTGGGCTACCGGGTACTGGAGGCCACCGACGGCCCCACTGCCCTGGCCCTGCTGCGCCAGCGAGACGACATCGACCTGCTGTTTACCGACGTGGTGATGCCCGGCGGCATGAGCGGGCGCGACCTGGCCGACCTGGCCCGACAGCTCAGGCCCCGGCTGCGGGTGCTCTACACCTCGGGCTACACTGAGAATGCCATCGTCCACCAGGGTCGGCTAGACCCAGGGGTACAGCTGCTCAGCAAGCCCTATGGCCGCGCCGAACTCTCGCAAAAAATTCGCGACGTGCTGGCGGCCCCCCCCTAA
- a CDS encoding PAS domain-containing protein, with amino-acid sequence MAGLRASQILWIGETTDAASFSQFAAPELTIAVQDCLGTALAYLAAGHRVDGILLDLVAPEPPALATLAALATLVTVPVIVLVGPTQTALGLEAVEAGAEDYLVTGQTAAEIERVVGSALARHRRRQLNFPTHPRGGNTGPDSQDQRYLTIFQGVPVSLWEEDWSAVIALVSALRRQGVTDFATYIEQHPEFVTQAMQRVHILDVNQATLDIFKAQTKADIVSSLEAVFSTPDTLPGFRAELMAFCLGKPVFETEMALRTLTGDLIHAWVKITFPDAQSGSARVLVSLIDITERVQLEAQRQQAEALLATRIRQQEAVARLGLAATGADRLEPLLQEATEQVAAVLGMEFCTVLKLTQGGSDLQLVAGVGWHPDRLETITIRLDQAFQSQVTLDSQHPIYVDDLRQETRFSPTPLLIDYQIASSMSMAIRVQGKPWGVLGAHSRHPRRFSPDDTHFVQSVAALLALAIERVATQAALEKSHHQMQTAQRIAALGSWEYDIVNDRLHWSEACYRAAEIPCDRVMLTCADFLQYVHPDDLALVVQQFEQAIEQRTCLDYEHRWLGPDGQVRYLHQRGEIAYDPSGTPVRMVGTLQNVTAQAQAEANLRASEERFRLVSRATNDAIWDWDILNDTTWRGEGYKTLFGYSDADMQIANDWWRSRVHPDDRPRLFSSIQVALAGEATSWTDEYRFCRRDERYAYVMDRGYIIRDAQGQAVRMIGGMLDLTEKKDLEARLLQSQKMEAIGQLTGGVAHDFNNLLTVILGNAELLVEQLDRQPQMRSLATMISDAAQRGANLTQRLLVFARRQTLDPKPVDVNRLIARMDGLLRRTLGEQIEVRCSYGAPLWPALVDASQLENALLNLCINARDAMGEKGCLTLSTAPVHIPLGAHTSSGESHLSQVSPREIPPGEYVVVTVADTGVGMAADLLSQVFEPFFTTKAKGKGTGLGLSMVYGFVRQSNGCVKIDSEPGVGTTVRLYLPRCGAGQRSGEPAPLSTENVCSGGSELILLVEDNALVRDYAQQQLESLGYRVLAAENGPTALAMLQQQPEIDLLFTDVIMPGGLNGRELADAARRLRPGLRVLYTSGYAENVLSHQAGPEAELQLLHKPYQRVELACKIRQAFARG; translated from the coding sequence ATGGCTGGGCTACGGGCAAGTCAGATTCTCTGGATTGGAGAGACCACCGATGCCGCATCGTTCTCCCAGTTTGCTGCGCCCGAGCTGACGATCGCGGTTCAAGATTGCCTGGGAACCGCCCTGGCCTACCTTGCCGCTGGCCATCGCGTAGACGGTATTTTGCTCGATTTAGTCGCCCCAGAGCCGCCGGCCCTGGCGACCCTGGCGGCCCTGGCGACCCTGGTGACGGTGCCAGTGATTGTGCTGGTTGGGCCGACCCAGACCGCCCTGGGGCTAGAGGCCGTTGAGGCCGGGGCTGAAGACTACCTCGTCACAGGGCAGACCGCCGCCGAAATTGAGCGAGTGGTGGGCAGTGCCCTGGCGCGCCATCGTCGGCGTCAGCTCAACTTTCCCACTCACCCCAGGGGCGGCAATACCGGGCCAGACAGCCAAGACCAGCGCTATTTGACGATTTTTCAGGGGGTGCCGGTTTCGCTGTGGGAAGAAGACTGGTCGGCGGTAATCGCGTTAGTGAGTGCCCTGCGGCGGCAGGGCGTCACCGACTTTGCCACCTACATTGAGCAGCACCCCGAGTTTGTTACCCAGGCGATGCAGCGGGTGCACATTCTAGACGTGAATCAGGCCACCCTCGACATTTTCAAAGCCCAGACCAAGGCGGACATTGTCAGCTCCCTGGAGGCGGTGTTTTCGACCCCCGACACCCTGCCGGGGTTCAGGGCCGAGCTGATGGCCTTCTGCCTCGGCAAACCCGTCTTTGAGACCGAAATGGCCCTGCGCACCCTGACCGGTGATCTGATTCATGCCTGGGTCAAGATCACGTTCCCCGATGCTCAAAGCGGGTCGGCTCGGGTGCTGGTCAGCCTGATCGACATTACGGAACGGGTACAGCTAGAGGCTCAACGCCAGCAGGCCGAGGCGCTGCTGGCCACCCGCATTCGTCAGCAGGAGGCGGTGGCCCGGCTGGGGTTGGCGGCCACGGGGGCCGATCGGCTGGAGCCGCTTTTGCAGGAAGCCACAGAGCAGGTGGCGGCGGTACTGGGCATGGAGTTTTGCACGGTTTTAAAGCTGACGCAGGGGGGCAGCGACCTCCAGCTGGTGGCCGGGGTGGGCTGGCATCCCGATCGCCTGGAGACGATCACCATACGACTCGACCAGGCCTTTCAATCGCAGGTCACCCTGGACTCGCAGCACCCCATCTACGTCGACGACCTGCGTCAGGAAACCCGCTTTAGCCCGACGCCGCTGCTCATCGACTACCAGATTGCCAGCAGCATGAGCATGGCGATTCGCGTGCAGGGTAAGCCCTGGGGGGTGCTGGGGGCCCATTCTCGTCATCCCCGGCGGTTTTCCCCAGACGACACCCACTTTGTGCAGTCGGTGGCGGCCCTGCTGGCCCTGGCAATTGAGCGGGTCGCCACCCAGGCGGCGCTGGAAAAAAGCCACCACCAAATGCAAACGGCCCAGCGCATTGCGGCCCTGGGCAGCTGGGAGTACGACATTGTCAACGATCGCCTGCACTGGTCAGAGGCCTGCTACCGGGCCGCAGAAATTCCCTGCGATCGGGTCATGCTCACCTGCGCCGACTTTTTGCAGTACGTGCATCCCGATGACCTGGCCCTGGTCGTGCAGCAGTTTGAGCAGGCCATTGAGCAGCGCACCTGCCTTGACTACGAGCACCGCTGGCTCGGCCCTGACGGCCAGGTGCGCTATCTGCACCAGCGGGGTGAAATTGCCTACGACCCCAGTGGTACCCCCGTGCGGATGGTTGGTACCCTGCAAAACGTTACCGCCCAGGCCCAGGCCGAGGCCAATCTGCGGGCCAGCGAGGAGCGCTTTCGCCTGGTGTCTAGGGCCACCAACGACGCCATTTGGGACTGGGATATTCTCAACGACACGACCTGGCGCGGCGAGGGGTACAAAACTCTGTTTGGCTACAGCGACGCCGACATGCAAATCGCCAACGACTGGTGGCGCAGCCGGGTGCATCCAGACGATCGCCCGCGTCTGTTCAGCTCCATCCAGGTGGCTTTGGCGGGAGAGGCCACCAGCTGGACTGATGAGTACCGCTTTTGCCGCCGAGACGAACGCTATGCCTACGTCATGGATCGCGGCTACATCATTCGCGATGCCCAGGGGCAGGCCGTTCGCATGATCGGCGGCATGCTTGATTTAACCGAGAAAAAAGACCTGGAGGCCCGGCTGCTGCAAAGCCAAAAAATGGAGGCGATTGGCCAGCTGACCGGCGGCGTTGCCCACGATTTTAACAACCTGCTGACGGTGATTTTGGGCAACGCTGAGCTGCTGGTTGAGCAGCTCGATCGCCAGCCCCAGATGCGATCGCTCGCCACTATGATCAGCGACGCTGCCCAGCGGGGGGCAAACCTTACCCAGCGGCTGCTGGTCTTTGCCCGCCGCCAAACCCTCGATCCCAAACCCGTCGATGTCAACCGGCTGATCGCCCGCATGGACGGGCTGCTGCGCCGCACCCTGGGGGAGCAAATTGAGGTGCGCTGTAGCTACGGAGCCCCCCTCTGGCCTGCCCTGGTGGACGCCAGCCAGCTGGAGAACGCCCTGCTCAACCTCTGCATTAACGCCCGCGACGCCATGGGGGAAAAGGGCTGCCTGACCCTCTCCACCGCTCCGGTGCACATCCCATTGGGGGCCCACACCTCTTCGGGTGAGAGTCATCTCAGCCAGGTTAGCCCGAGGGAGATCCCGCCGGGCGAGTACGTTGTGGTCACGGTGGCAGACACCGGGGTGGGCATGGCCGCCGACCTGCTGAGCCAGGTGTTTGAGCCATTTTTTACGACCAAGGCCAAGGGCAAGGGCACTGGGCTGGGGCTGAGTATGGTGTACGGGTTTGTGCGCCAGTCCAACGGCTGTGTCAAAATTGACTCCGAGCCGGGGGTGGGAACCACGGTGCGGCTCTACCTGCCCCGCTGTGGGGCGGGTCAGCGCTCCGGCGAACCCGCCCCTCTCTCGACAGAAAATGTCTGTTCTGGCGGTTCAGAGCTGATCTTGCTGGTCGAAGACAATGCCCTGGTGCGCGACTACGCCCAGCAGCAGCTCGAAAGCCTGGGCTATCGGGTGTTAGCCGCCGAAAACGGCCCCACGGCCCTGGCGATGCTTCAGCAGCAGCCCGAGATCGATCTGCTGTTTACCGATGTGATTATGCCCGGCGGCCTCAATGGCCGAGAGCTGGCCGACGCCGCCCGACGGCTGCGGCCCGGGCTGCGGGTGCTGTACACCTCTGGCTATGCCGAGAATGTCTTGAGCCATCAGGCGGGGCCGGAGGCCGAGCTACAACTGCTGCACAAACCCTACCAGCGGGTCGAGCTGGCCTGTAAAATTCGTCAGGCTTTTGCTAGAGGCTAA
- the cobN gene encoding cobaltochelatase subunit CobN yields MHRLAATPGGWTPDTEGVIFVEQSPAPLVFLTAADTEIQSLARASFPADFPALRVANLLQLQQQLAIDTYADDVLRHAQIIVVRLLGGRAYWPYGLEVVRDVAAETGAALVVLPGDDRPAPDLISHSTVPLTVANQLWRYLNEGGVENMAHGLMWLCDRILHTAYRPPEPQPIPKVGLYPVNSKSKIQNPKSKIGLIFYRAHYLAGNTAPIDALVAALAERQLHPVPVFVSSLQDPEVQADLVALLKPKHGQGIDVLLNTTSFSVAKLDGATPNLDLWETLDVPVLQVILSGGTKAAWASQSLGLSPRDIAMNVALPEVDGRIITRAVSFKSLNQRSEALETDVVTYEPVGDRIQFVADLAAHWADLRRTPAGDRRIALILANYPNRDGRLANGVGLDTPQSAIEVLHALKAAGYTVGDIPTDGDDLIRQLTAGVTNDPEGADFREVYQFLSYPDYYQHFERLPEAVRTGMINRWGSGGVGEWGSKGDGGDGGDSTQHPITPSPHHSITPPAPFPIPGLQLGNVFIGIQPSRGYDRDPALNYHSPDLEPTHDYFAFYTWLRHSFGAQAIVHLGKHGNLEWLPGKGVGLSQNCYPEAMLGPMPHLYPFIVNDPGEGSQAKRRAQAVILDHLTPPLTRAELYGPLEKLEGLVDEYYEAQSLDPSRLALIGDRILTLLTETSLLAEISPTPGQTRGSAPASTTPGQTRGSAPASTHPPIHPSTLPLPNLLPTLDTYLCDLKEAQIRDGLHIFGRCPDGRQLRDLIVAIARHPGPGRQGLTRAIADSWNLDFDPLTAEPGDAFTELEGCRIAGDAIAMLEEAASRLVEDLLNPSPPPPHSHSPLAPELHWIQHTLIPALHRTTDEIAHLLAGLDGRYVPSGPAGAPTRNRPDVLPTGRNFFSVDIRAIPTESAWDVGRRAAEVLVEQYTQDHGDYPQTLGLSVWGTSTMRTGGDDIAEALALMGVRPVWDGPSRRVVDFEVLPLGAIGRPRVDVTLRISGFFRDAFPNLIDLVDQAVAAVAALEEPPEQNPLAARVRQESAEWQAQGLSAEQAELRSRYRIFGSKPGAYGAGLQGLIESQNWTTDEDLARAYLNWSGYAYGRGAQGHAVPEAFEQRLKHLQVVLHNQDNREHDLLDSDDYYQFQGGMTVAARTLQGQQPATYFGDHAVTEKPRVRSLAAEIAKVYRSRVVNPKWIEGVMRHGYKGAFELAATVDYLFAYDATARCVADHMYEGVAQAYLLDPAVQAFVQASNPWALRDMAERLLEAHQRGLWATAPAPMLDALRQAAHQAEGVLENQQYNDSSTAAPRARHD; encoded by the coding sequence ATGCATCGCTTAGCCGCTACCCCCGGCGGCTGGACGCCGGATACCGAGGGCGTCATTTTTGTCGAGCAGTCTCCGGCACCGCTGGTGTTTCTCACCGCCGCCGACACCGAAATTCAAAGCCTGGCGCGGGCCAGTTTCCCGGCCGATTTTCCGGCCCTGCGGGTGGCCAACCTGCTTCAGCTTCAGCAGCAGCTGGCCATCGACACCTACGCCGACGATGTGCTGCGCCATGCCCAAATCATCGTGGTGCGGCTGCTGGGGGGCCGCGCCTACTGGCCCTACGGCTTAGAAGTCGTGCGGGATGTGGCCGCCGAGACCGGAGCGGCGCTAGTTGTGCTACCCGGCGACGATCGCCCCGCCCCGGATTTAATCAGCCACTCCACCGTGCCGCTGACGGTGGCCAACCAGCTGTGGCGCTACCTCAACGAGGGCGGCGTTGAAAATATGGCCCACGGGCTGATGTGGCTGTGCGATCGCATCCTCCACACCGCCTACCGCCCTCCCGAGCCCCAGCCTATCCCCAAAGTCGGGCTCTACCCTGTCAATTCAAAATCCAAAATCCAAAATCCAAAATCCAAAATTGGCCTGATCTTCTACCGCGCCCACTACCTGGCGGGCAACACCGCGCCCATCGATGCCCTGGTGGCGGCCCTGGCCGAACGGCAGCTGCATCCGGTGCCGGTGTTTGTGTCGTCGCTGCAAGATCCTGAGGTGCAGGCGGATTTGGTCGCCCTGCTCAAGCCCAAGCATGGCCAGGGCATTGACGTGCTGCTGAATACCACCAGCTTTTCAGTGGCAAAGCTAGACGGTGCCACCCCCAATTTAGATCTATGGGAAACCCTGGATGTGCCGGTGCTGCAAGTGATTCTCAGCGGTGGCACCAAAGCCGCCTGGGCCAGCCAGAGCCTGGGCCTCTCGCCCCGCGACATCGCCATGAATGTGGCCCTGCCCGAGGTGGATGGGCGGATCATCACCCGCGCGGTTTCGTTTAAGTCGCTCAACCAGCGCAGCGAGGCCCTAGAAACCGATGTGGTCACCTACGAGCCGGTGGGCGATCGCATCCAGTTTGTCGCCGACCTAGCCGCCCATTGGGCCGACCTGCGCCGCACCCCCGCGGGCGATCGCCGCATCGCCCTAATTCTCGCCAACTACCCCAACCGCGACGGTCGCCTGGCCAATGGTGTTGGTTTAGACACGCCCCAGAGTGCGATCGAAGTTCTCCACGCCCTCAAGGCGGCGGGTTACACCGTCGGCGACATCCCTACCGACGGTGACGACCTGATTCGCCAGCTCACCGCCGGGGTGACCAACGACCCCGAAGGCGCTGATTTTCGGGAAGTTTACCAATTTCTGTCCTACCCCGACTACTACCAGCACTTTGAGCGGCTGCCGGAAGCCGTTCGCACTGGCATGATCAATCGCTGGGGGAGTGGGGGAGTAGGGGAGTGGGGGAGCAAGGGAGATGGGGGAGATGGGGGAGATAGCACTCAACACCCCATCACTCCATCCCCCCATCACTCCATCACCCCGCCCGCCCCCTTCCCCATTCCCGGCCTCCAGCTCGGCAACGTCTTCATCGGCATTCAGCCCAGCCGGGGCTACGACCGCGACCCCGCCCTCAACTACCATTCACCCGATCTGGAGCCCACCCACGATTACTTTGCCTTTTACACCTGGCTGCGGCACAGCTTTGGGGCGCAGGCGATCGTTCACCTGGGCAAGCACGGCAACCTGGAGTGGCTGCCCGGCAAGGGCGTGGGCCTGTCGCAGAACTGCTACCCCGAGGCCATGCTCGGCCCCATGCCCCACCTTTACCCGTTTATCGTCAACGACCCCGGCGAGGGCTCCCAGGCCAAGCGCCGCGCCCAGGCGGTGATTCTCGACCACCTGACGCCGCCGCTGACCCGCGCCGAACTCTACGGCCCCCTCGAAAAGCTCGAAGGTCTGGTGGACGAATACTACGAAGCCCAGAGTTTAGATCCGAGTCGGTTGGCGCTTATTGGCGATCGCATCCTCACCCTCCTCACCGAAACCAGCCTTCTCGCCGAAATCTCCCCTACCCCAGGTCAGACACGTGGGTCTGCCCCTGCATCCACAACCCCAGGTCAGACACGTGGGTCTGCCCCTGCATCCACCCATCCACCCATCCACCCATCCACCCTCCCACTCCCCAATCTCTTGCCCACCCTCGACACCTACCTCTGCGATCTCAAAGAAGCCCAAATCCGCGACGGCCTCCACATCTTTGGGCGCTGCCCCGACGGCCGACAGCTGCGGGATTTGATCGTGGCGATCGCCCGCCACCCCGGCCCCGGTCGCCAGGGATTGACGCGGGCGATCGCAGACTCGTGGAACCTCGACTTTGACCCCCTCACCGCCGAGCCTGGGGACGCGTTTACCGAACTGGAGGGCTGCCGGATTGCGGGGGATGCGATCGCAATGCTGGAGGAAGCAGCGTCCCGGCTGGTGGAAGATCTCCTGAACCCATCTCCCCCACCCCCCCACTCCCACTCCCCCCTCGCCCCAGAACTCCACTGGATCCAGCACACCCTCATCCCCGCCCTCCATCGCACCACCGACGAGATCGCCCACCTGCTGGCGGGCCTCGACGGGCGCTACGTGCCCAGCGGCCCGGCGGGTGCCCCCACTCGCAATCGCCCCGACGTGCTGCCCACCGGGCGCAATTTCTTCTCGGTGGATATTCGCGCCATTCCCACCGAGAGCGCCTGGGATGTGGGGCGGCGCGCCGCCGAGGTGCTGGTGGAGCAGTACACCCAGGATCACGGCGACTACCCCCAAACCCTGGGCCTCTCGGTGTGGGGCACTTCTACCATGCGCACTGGCGGCGACGACATTGCCGAGGCCCTGGCCCTGATGGGGGTGCGCCCGGTGTGGGACGGCCCCTCGCGGCGGGTGGTGGATTTTGAAGTGCTGCCCCTGGGGGCGATCGGACGGCCCAGGGTAGATGTCACCCTGCGAATTTCGGGCTTCTTTCGCGACGCCTTCCCCAACCTGATCGACCTGGTGGATCAGGCGGTGGCGGCGGTGGCAGCCCTGGAGGAACCGCCGGAGCAAAACCCCCTGGCGGCTAGAGTGCGGCAGGAGAGTGCCGAGTGGCAGGCCCAGGGGCTGAGTGCCGAGCAGGCGGAGCTGCGATCGCGCTACCGCATCTTTGGCTCCAAGCCAGGGGCCTACGGAGCTGGCTTGCAGGGGCTGATCGAATCACAAAATTGGACTACTGACGAAGATCTGGCCCGCGCCTACCTCAACTGGAGCGGCTACGCCTACGGTCGCGGTGCCCAGGGCCACGCCGTGCCCGAGGCCTTTGAGCAGCGGCTTAAGCATCTACAGGTGGTGCTCCACAACCAGGACAACCGCGAGCACGATCTCTTGGATTCTGACGACTACTACCAGTTTCAGGGGGGCATGACGGTGGCGGCCCGCACCCTCCAAGGGCAGCAGCCCGCCACCTACTTTGGCGATCATGCGGTGACGGAAAAGCCCAGGGTGCGATCGCTCGCCGCCGAGATTGCCAAGGTCTACCGCTCCCGCGTGGTCAACCCCAAGTGGATTGAGGGGGTCATGCGCCACGGCTACAAAGGGGCCTTTGAGCTGGCCGCCACCGTAGATTATCTGTTCGCCTACGACGCCACCGCCCGCTGCGTCGCCGACCACATGTACGAGGGCGTGGCCCAGGCCTACCTGCTCGACCCGGCGGTGCAGGCCTTTGTGCAAGCCTCCAACCCCTGGGCGCTGCGGGATATGGCCGAGCGTCTGCTCGAGGCCCACCAGCGGGGGCTGTGGGCCACCGCCCCTGCGCCCATGCTAGATGCTCTGCGCCAGGCCGCCCACCAGGCCGAAGGGGTACTCGAAAATCAGCAGTACAACGACAGTTCGACAGCAGCACCCAGGGCTCGCCATGACTAA